The Methanococcoides methylutens MM1 genome has a window encoding:
- a CDS encoding winged helix-turn-helix domain-containing protein: MDSHSNNMKPFQKRSRLEIIRDILKVIRESNNTISPTKLQRLSNLSFQMFEEYIGDLEEKGLIVAIPYKEKRKIYSLTDKGRNFLDKYEDFVAFLADFGL, from the coding sequence ATGGACTCGCATTCTAACAATATGAAGCCATTCCAGAAAAGAAGTCGTCTGGAGATCATAAGGGATATACTCAAGGTCATACGCGAATCCAATAATACCATTAGCCCAACAAAACTTCAGAGGTTATCTAACCTTTCCTTCCAGATGTTCGAAGAATATATAGGAGATCTTGAAGAAAAGGGACTTATCGTAGCCATCCCATACAAGGAAAAACGAAAGATATATTCACTTACCGATAAGGGAAGGAACTTCCTGGACAAATACGAGGATTTCGTTGCATTTCTTGCGGACTTTGGCCTTTAA